In Methanosarcina barkeri MS, a single window of DNA contains:
- a CDS encoding nitrogenase component 1: MTKRNYATVNPCVMCQPMGSALAFKGIENTMVLYHGSQGCSTYMRLLLAHHFREPVDIASSSLSEKGAVYGGRENLKKGLRNVINRYNPKVIGVATTCLAETIGDDVPAIIREFKEEQEIGDDPEKDIIIIPVSTPSYGESHVSGYIKALDAVVRKFTEKTEEEKTVKIPNGKLNVIPVESLSPADVRELKEIFDVMAGDYIFLPDISETFDAPLREDLPKIAPGGTPLSEIADMPNSRASLGLGTVSKNLAVKYLEESYGVHGYDVPIPIGLSNTDIFFTELVKIIGCPIPEKYQKERGRLLDAMVDVHKYLYGVKAAVYGDPDFVFSLTTFMLELGINPVLIATGSKSRDFETKIRQIVEKTNPELEPVVLNGIDFDTFNDAVSQCNPEILIGNSNGRYIAKSRNIPLVRVGLPIHDRVGAQRILNIGYRGAMELLDRITNTILEATDTFTAPRQAEPAAYTEKRSEEECVEGLR; encoded by the coding sequence ATGACGAAAAGAAACTATGCAACTGTGAACCCCTGTGTTATGTGCCAGCCTATGGGAAGTGCCCTTGCTTTCAAGGGAATTGAGAATACTATGGTTCTTTACCACGGTTCTCAGGGCTGCAGCACCTATATGCGTCTGCTTCTTGCCCACCACTTCAGGGAACCTGTGGATATCGCATCAAGCTCGCTAAGTGAAAAAGGAGCAGTATACGGAGGCAGGGAAAACCTGAAAAAAGGATTGAGAAACGTGATTAACAGGTACAATCCGAAAGTAATCGGAGTTGCTACGACCTGCCTTGCCGAAACAATTGGGGACGATGTACCTGCAATTATCCGTGAGTTTAAAGAAGAACAAGAGATCGGAGACGACCCTGAAAAAGATATTATAATTATTCCGGTTTCAACTCCTAGCTATGGGGAAAGCCACGTAAGCGGATATATAAAAGCTTTAGACGCAGTTGTCAGGAAATTTACGGAAAAAACTGAAGAAGAAAAAACCGTAAAAATTCCAAATGGAAAGCTTAACGTCATCCCTGTTGAAAGTCTATCCCCTGCTGATGTACGTGAACTCAAAGAGATCTTTGATGTTATGGCTGGAGATTATATTTTCCTGCCTGATATTTCCGAAACTTTTGACGCTCCGCTGAGAGAAGATCTCCCAAAAATTGCACCGGGTGGTACCCCACTTTCCGAAATTGCTGACATGCCAAACAGTCGAGCAAGCCTGGGCCTGGGTACGGTTAGTAAGAACTTAGCAGTTAAATATCTGGAAGAATCATATGGCGTGCACGGATACGATGTTCCAATCCCAATAGGGCTTTCAAATACTGACATTTTCTTCACTGAGCTGGTAAAGATTATTGGATGTCCCATACCTGAAAAATATCAGAAAGAAAGAGGTAGGCTCCTCGATGCTATGGTTGACGTGCACAAGTACCTGTACGGGGTAAAAGCCGCTGTTTATGGAGATCCTGATTTTGTATTTAGCCTCACAACCTTCATGCTGGAACTCGGGATAAACCCGGTTCTGATAGCTACAGGAAGTAAAAGCAGGGACTTTGAAACAAAAATCCGGCAAATAGTTGAAAAAACAAACCCGGAACTCGAACCTGTGGTTCTGAATGGAATTGACTTTGACACTTTTAACGATGCAGTCAGCCAATGTAATCCAGAAATCCTTATAGGAAATTCCAACGGGAGATACATTGCAAAATCCCGGAACATCCCTCTTGTAAGGGTCGGCCTACCAATACATGACAGAGTCGGTGCACAGCGCATCCTTAATATAGGTTATAGAGGGGCTATGGAATTGCTGGACAGAATCACCAATACGATCCTGGAAGCTACCGATACTTTCACTGCTCCAAGACAGGCAGAACCGGCAGCATATACCGAAAAGAGAAGCGAAGAAGAGTGTGTTGAAGGACTGCGATGA
- a CDS encoding C39 family peptidase encodes MKRNRIGISILVLVMLIGMALIPAAGAQKEDNYSVTAEEAFKHANANMISFIAANTPGFENWTGASINPKPIELYDINGKKLFYQFSVYKENKLTGTIDVCADKTLGPSIYDIKFDPKPYKSAEVMKKSIEIAKSEYSDGKIKSTNLVVYSYPSIGAMTIVKDKTTGVEHRIFVDAYTLEEVEDKPATETEPGVWSMYDQILKSGKENNLKEWQKSDELAKSTEQAATNKGVNINAAVTEENIKKLSSDAIVLGSFTGKILDINGIGQERDVFCGPACIRMVCKYYNKPTPIPTQDQIYRGDGLWSWNPASIYTSGLSAGDIVKWATYRWGKTGTIATSFSNSVAISEIENNRPFFSMIPGHFRLCRGYIAQNGYTYLRLNDPLPVGSTYGNAGLLERTYGSSESTRIYVR; translated from the coding sequence ATGAAACGTAATAGAATTGGAATAAGTATACTTGTTTTGGTAATGCTGATTGGTATGGCGTTGATACCGGCCGCAGGTGCACAGAAAGAGGATAATTATTCTGTAACTGCTGAGGAAGCTTTTAAACATGCTAATGCAAACATGATAAGTTTTATAGCAGCTAATACACCAGGCTTTGAAAATTGGACAGGGGCGTCTATTAATCCCAAACCAATTGAGCTTTATGACATAAACGGTAAAAAATTATTTTATCAATTCTCAGTATATAAAGAAAATAAATTAACAGGTACAATCGACGTTTGTGCCGATAAAACGTTGGGACCTTCTATCTACGATATTAAATTTGATCCTAAACCTTATAAATCGGCGGAAGTCATGAAAAAATCAATAGAAATAGCCAAAAGTGAGTATTCAGATGGAAAAATTAAATCAACCAATTTGGTTGTATACAGCTATCCGAGTATAGGTGCAATGACCATAGTAAAAGACAAGACTACTGGAGTTGAACATCGGATATTTGTAGATGCATACACCCTTGAAGAGGTCGAAGATAAACCAGCAACTGAAACCGAACCTGGAGTTTGGTCAATGTATGACCAGATTTTGAAGTCTGGAAAGGAAAACAATTTAAAAGAATGGCAAAAAAGTGATGAACTTGCCAAATCTACAGAACAAGCAGCAACTAATAAAGGAGTTAATATTAATGCTGCAGTTACTGAAGAAAATATTAAAAAACTCAGTAGTGATGCAATAGTTCTAGGTTCATTTACAGGTAAAATACTTGATATTAACGGTATTGGGCAAGAACGAGATGTTTTTTGTGGTCCAGCATGTATTCGAATGGTTTGTAAGTACTATAATAAACCGACCCCCATTCCTACGCAAGATCAAATTTATAGGGGTGATGGACTGTGGAGTTGGAATCCTGCTTCCATATACACGTCTGGGCTCTCAGCTGGTGATATTGTAAAATGGGCTACATATCGATGGGGGAAGACGGGAACTATAGCTACTAGCTTTTCTAATAGTGTCGCTATATCAGAAATTGAAAACAATAGACCATTCTTCAGTATGATTCCAGGTCATTTTCGACTTTGTAGAGGATATATAGCTCAAAATGGGTATACATATTTGCGTCTTAATGATCCACTGCCTGTTGGTTCGACATATGGTAATGCCGGATTACTTGAACGCACATACGGCAGTTCAGAATCTACACGCATATATGTAAGGTAA
- a CDS encoding YVTN family beta-propeller repeat protein → MEEITYDKIYREHTLLKIFGIASLTILILAGVACTAPFAYVTNMGDYNLRGYYYDTNYNGTLPTPNVAVIDTATNNVTARVPLGDGWPVGVAVSPAGTKVYVVDSPMDVSNVYVIDTATNMVSAKVNIGSSYPSEITVNPAGTRIYVTKQHDYTDISVINTATNTLMAPIIVGPSTYNVAFTPDGKKIYAVNSRNNTIYVIDAATNKVTANVSVGDSPYEVLVTPDGKKVYVSNYNSSTVSVIDTATDNVTATVPVGDSPHRVAATSDGNKVYVANNNTVSVIDTATDTVIATVPVGTFSREIVISPDGSKVYLGNFYNKSVTVINTKTNTVTARVPVGEWPMGIAVTPDGKKVYVANADSDNVSVIDTTTNNVTATVNAGIYPTGVVIVPFMDSNMTAQSTGATSNTTEGIGVEEPNLSSPEEKKAVKFSGSNNNSFESDNGNSPSENDSSKDNSTPGFSLLGGLICLYGMWKFRKK, encoded by the coding sequence ATGGAAGAAATAACATATGATAAAATATATCGAGAGCATACTCTCCTAAAAATTTTTGGAATAGCTTCACTTACGATTTTAATATTGGCTGGTGTAGCATGTACGGCTCCATTTGCATATGTGACAAATATGGGGGATTATAATCTGAGAGGTTATTATTACGATACGAATTATAATGGTACTCTCCCGACTCCTAATGTCGCTGTAATTGACACAGCAACTAACAATGTTACAGCCAGAGTGCCTCTCGGCGATGGGTGGCCTGTAGGAGTTGCAGTCAGCCCTGCAGGAACAAAGGTATATGTGGTGGACTCACCTATGGACGTCTCCAATGTTTATGTAATTGACACGGCCACAAATATGGTTAGTGCCAAAGTGAATATCGGAAGTAGCTATCCTTCGGAAATTACAGTTAACCCTGCAGGAACAAGAATTTATGTGACGAAACAGCATGATTACACCGATATCTCTGTAATTAACACAGCGACAAACACCTTAATGGCACCGATTATTGTGGGGCCGAGTACTTACAATGTTGCATTTACACCGGATGGAAAAAAAATCTATGCTGTAAACAGTCGAAACAACACTATTTATGTAATTGATGCGGCTACAAACAAAGTTACAGCCAATGTATCTGTAGGAGACAGTCCTTATGAAGTTCTAGTCACACCGGACGGAAAAAAGGTATACGTATCTAACTATAACAGCAGCACTGTGTCTGTAATTGACACAGCCACGGATAATGTTACAGCGACAGTGCCTGTAGGAGACTCGCCTCATCGTGTTGCAGCTACTTCTGATGGAAATAAAGTATATGTAGCTAACAACAATACTGTCTCTGTAATTGATACAGCCACGGATACTGTAATAGCCACCGTGCCTGTAGGAACTTTTTCTCGTGAAATTGTAATCAGTCCAGATGGAAGTAAGGTATATTTAGGAAACTTTTACAATAAAAGTGTCACTGTAATTAATACAAAAACAAACACCGTTACAGCCAGAGTGCCTGTAGGAGAATGGCCCATGGGAATTGCAGTCACACCGGACGGAAAAAAGGTATATGTGGCAAACGCTGACAGCGACAATGTCTCTGTAATTGACACAACCACAAATAACGTTACGGCTACTGTGAATGCAGGAATCTATCCTACCGGAGTTGTAATTGTTCCTTTTATGGATTCTAATATGACTGCACAAAGCACAGGGGCAACCTCCAATACAACTGAAGGTATAGGAGTTGAAGAACCTAACTTATCATCACCTGAAGAAAAAAAAGCCGTAAAATTCAGTGGTTCAAACAATAATAGTTTTGAGTCTGATAACGGTAATAGCCCAAGTGAAAATGACTCGAGCAAAGATAACTCTACTCCAGGCTTTAGTTTATTGGGAGGCTTGATCTGTCTTTATGGAATGTGGAAGTTCAGGAAGAAGTAA
- a CDS encoding metal-dependent hydrolase, with product MLLFGHIGITLGIFFVFSYIAPQLKTIIDKRYLVIGALLPDLIDKPLGLIVFASTISNGRMISHTLLFSITLFLIGLYFYNKRNDIVIITLASGSFFHLMEDQMWNTPKTLFWPLLGWSFPKDDISNGIAFLLMLFKESFTLNLSQGFSLERTFIPEIIGMAVVVIFTLNWLKNKLNKTVSKDEEIKIENAEKPTIETTVFYIIGFLVFGLLSVRAIIAL from the coding sequence ATGCTGCTCTTTGGACATATTGGTATTACACTTGGAATATTTTTTGTATTCTCATATATTGCACCACAGTTAAAAACTATCATAGACAAAAGGTATCTCGTTATTGGAGCTCTTCTGCCTGATTTGATAGATAAACCATTAGGACTGATTGTCTTTGCATCAACAATTTCAAATGGACGCATGATAAGCCATACATTATTATTTTCTATTACTCTCTTCCTAATAGGTTTATATTTCTATAATAAAAGAAACGATATAGTAATTATTACCCTTGCGTCAGGTTCTTTTTTCCATCTTATGGAAGATCAGATGTGGAATACTCCAAAAACCTTATTCTGGCCTCTACTTGGATGGAGTTTTCCGAAAGACGACATTTCTAATGGAATCGCATTCTTATTAATGCTATTCAAAGAATCTTTTACACTTAACTTGTCACAAGGTTTTAGTCTTGAACGCACTTTTATTCCTGAGATAATAGGAATGGCGGTAGTAGTTATTTTTACTTTAAATTGGTTAAAAAACAAGTTGAACAAAACCGTCTCTAAGGATGAGGAAATAAAAATAGAGAATGCTGAAAAACCGACTATAGAAACAACCGTGTTTTATATCATAGGTTTCCTGGTGTTTGGACTACTTTCTGTAAGAGCCATTATAGCACTGTGA
- a CDS encoding class I SAM-dependent methyltransferase, which produces MFGEIGSVKSEADETSLQILSLFRDSISEICLNEPESMSDYFKPEYSHYIIVHTPLNIQFPENREEWNMRFCRDVGVSIVERIVTETDRIYVRGLMAINGSKVYAILPFMKIDAEKAKRATFPEDHMVRVRSKVLPSVLPDIKGETILDIGSGFGSLTIELARNNPDSKVYGIDLHDSLTGQSQMNADVLGVSNVIFKTGSAYALPFEAGSMDVATCFLMLHHLEDIKFALFEIKRVLKNGGLLIAVEPLAEHHHHGPQLSEAGWQELFENVGFAVEVESQEGAAIMKAVKRD; this is translated from the coding sequence ATGTTCGGAGAAATTGGAAGTGTAAAAAGCGAGGCTGATGAGACTTCTCTGCAAATTCTTTCCCTTTTCAGAGACAGTATCAGTGAAATTTGCCTGAATGAACCTGAATCCATGTCAGATTATTTCAAGCCGGAGTATTCTCATTATATCATAGTCCATACTCCCCTGAATATTCAGTTCCCTGAGAACAGGGAAGAATGGAATATGCGTTTTTGCAGGGATGTCGGAGTTTCGATTGTTGAACGTATCGTAACCGAAACTGACAGAATTTACGTAAGAGGACTTATGGCAATCAACGGATCAAAAGTCTATGCTATCCTGCCTTTTATGAAAATAGATGCAGAAAAAGCAAAGAGAGCAACGTTTCCTGAAGACCACATGGTACGCGTTCGATCAAAAGTGCTTCCTTCTGTGCTTCCTGACATAAAAGGAGAAACGATTCTCGATATCGGAAGCGGCTTTGGAAGCCTTACCATAGAGCTTGCAAGAAACAATCCTGATTCGAAGGTTTATGGAATTGATCTTCATGATTCTCTTACAGGCCAGTCGCAGATGAATGCTGATGTCCTTGGCGTGTCGAATGTGATATTCAAAACCGGAAGCGCCTATGCCCTTCCTTTTGAAGCTGGTTCAATGGATGTGGCTACCTGCTTTTTAATGCTTCACCACCTGGAAGACATTAAATTTGCTCTGTTCGAGATCAAGAGAGTGCTTAAAAATGGCGGCCTGTTGATAGCAGTTGAACCGCTTGCAGAACACCACCACCACGGGCCTCAACTCTCGGAAGCCGGATGGCAAGAGCTTTTCGAAAACGTTGGCTTCGCAGTAGAGGTTGAGAGCCAGGAAGGGGCAGCGATTATGAAAGCTGTAAAAAGAGACTAA
- a CDS encoding P-II family nitrogen regulator, which yields MKYIIAMIRPERLDAVKRELQKLEVNRLTVSSVAGYGAQKGHLEIYRATEHEANLLEKVKIEIAVEDQFLQSVIEAIKTGAKGKDGYIGSGKIFVLPLENVMRIRTNETGPDAL from the coding sequence ATGAAATACATAATTGCAATGATAAGGCCGGAAAGGCTCGATGCAGTCAAACGAGAACTTCAAAAACTTGAAGTAAATAGACTGACTGTATCATCGGTTGCCGGCTATGGTGCGCAAAAGGGGCATTTAGAAATTTACAGGGCAACTGAACACGAAGCAAATCTTCTTGAAAAAGTTAAGATTGAAATTGCAGTGGAAGATCAGTTTCTGCAATCGGTTATTGAAGCCATAAAAACCGGAGCAAAAGGCAAGGACGGTTACATCGGAAGCGGCAAGATATTTGTGCTTCCTTTAGAGAATGTAATGCGGATTCGGACAAACGAAACCGGACCAGATGCTCTATGA
- a CDS encoding ammonium transporter, producing the protein MAIEAADTVWVLISSALVLLMLPGLALFYGGLVQRKNVLSSMMHSFVAMGVMALEWVLIGYSLAFADGNWFVGGLGHVFLKGIDVYSVTGTIPTYAYVAFQGMFAIITPALISGAIVGRVKFKSYIAFIALWGLIVYAPVCHWVWGGGFLTGEALDFAGGTVVHITSGISSLAILTYLGKRRGFGVDPLKPHNVTLTLLGTGLLWFGWFGFNAGSSLAANEIASLAFITTLVAPAAAGFVWMALEWHHLGYPTALGFATGILAGLVAITPSAGFVTPMAAIPIGAITSFVCYNAVGLKERLGYDDSLDAFGVHGVGGIVGALLVGVFASVGGTGLLLGNSSQMLIQLQGVVVTIVYAAAGTLLIGFILNKTIGLKVSESEENIGLDKTQHGEVAYNI; encoded by the coding sequence ATGGCTATTGAAGCAGCAGACACTGTATGGGTACTAATCTCGTCTGCACTTGTATTGTTAATGCTTCCCGGACTTGCACTGTTCTATGGTGGGCTTGTCCAGCGTAAAAACGTTCTGAGCAGCATGATGCATTCATTTGTTGCGATGGGCGTCATGGCTCTGGAATGGGTATTGATAGGTTACTCGCTTGCATTTGCAGATGGCAACTGGTTTGTAGGCGGCCTTGGACATGTATTCCTGAAAGGGATAGATGTATATTCAGTGACTGGCACAATTCCGACTTATGCATATGTTGCGTTTCAGGGAATGTTTGCAATAATTACACCTGCTCTGATTTCAGGTGCAATTGTAGGACGTGTGAAGTTTAAATCTTATATTGCATTCATTGCACTATGGGGACTTATCGTATATGCACCTGTCTGCCACTGGGTCTGGGGCGGTGGGTTCCTAACTGGGGAAGCTCTTGATTTTGCAGGCGGTACAGTTGTGCACATAACTTCAGGTATCTCCTCACTTGCAATTTTGACATACCTTGGCAAAAGACGCGGTTTTGGAGTAGATCCACTAAAACCACATAATGTTACTTTGACGCTTCTTGGAACCGGCCTTCTCTGGTTCGGATGGTTCGGGTTTAACGCAGGTTCTTCACTTGCTGCAAACGAGATTGCATCCCTTGCATTCATTACAACGCTTGTAGCTCCAGCAGCTGCAGGATTTGTCTGGATGGCCCTTGAATGGCATCACTTAGGGTATCCAACTGCTCTGGGATTTGCAACAGGGATTCTAGCCGGACTTGTCGCAATAACTCCAAGTGCAGGCTTTGTCACACCAATGGCAGCAATTCCTATAGGTGCGATCACAAGTTTCGTATGCTACAACGCTGTAGGACTCAAAGAAAGACTTGGATATGATGACTCGCTGGATGCCTTTGGAGTACATGGTGTAGGTGGAATAGTAGGTGCACTTCTAGTAGGCGTATTTGCAAGTGTAGGAGGAACTGGCCTCTTGCTTGGAAATTCCAGCCAAATGTTAATCCAGCTTCAAGGCGTTGTCGTCACAATTGTTTATGCAGCTGCCGGGACTCTCCTTATTGGATTCATACTTAACAAGACTATAGGGCTTAAAGTCAGCGAAAGTGAAGAAAACATAGGACTTGACAAAACACAGCATGGCGAAGTTGCATATAACATTTGA
- a CDS encoding ammonium transporter, giving the protein MLNTGSTGFMLLATSLVMLMTPGLAFFYGGLSCKRNILGIMMQSFVSMGVTTVLWFFIGYSLCFSGGEGAIIGNLDKMFLHGITPTTIIKGMGFPEIVFVAYQMMFAIITPALITGAFANRVTFKAYLIFLVLWQLFVYYPFVHMVWGGGLLAQMGVLDFAGGIVVHATAGFAALASVFYVGSRKYNKITKPNNVPLMAIGTALLWFGWYGFNAGSELNVDGITSLAFLNSDIAASFAAITWMTMEWYKEGKPKFVGLMTGAVAGLATITPAAGLVSLPVAALMGILGSVVCYFAVHLKNKMEWDDALDVWGVHGIGGVTGTILLGVFASTAINPVGADGLLYGGTAFFIKEVVVVAATSVYAFVFTYIMLMLINTVTPVKVTDEEQLIGLDISMHGECAYDTIH; this is encoded by the coding sequence ATGTTAAATACCGGCTCTACAGGCTTTATGCTGCTTGCGACAAGTCTTGTAATGCTAATGACTCCTGGTCTGGCATTCTTCTACGGAGGACTTTCCTGTAAGCGGAATATTTTAGGAATTATGATGCAAAGCTTTGTTTCGATGGGAGTAACAACTGTTTTATGGTTTTTTATCGGATATTCTCTATGCTTCAGTGGAGGAGAAGGCGCAATCATAGGAAACCTGGACAAAATGTTTTTACACGGAATTACCCCGACTACAATAATCAAAGGTATGGGGTTCCCGGAAATTGTATTCGTGGCTTACCAGATGATGTTTGCAATTATAACCCCGGCTCTGATTACGGGAGCATTTGCAAACCGGGTTACTTTTAAAGCTTATCTTATTTTCCTTGTTCTCTGGCAGCTTTTTGTTTACTATCCTTTTGTCCATATGGTCTGGGGAGGCGGTCTGCTTGCACAGATGGGAGTTCTTGATTTCGCAGGCGGAATCGTTGTCCATGCTACAGCCGGCTTTGCAGCTCTTGCTTCGGTCTTTTACGTAGGCTCAAGAAAGTATAATAAAATAACAAAACCAAACAATGTTCCGTTAATGGCTATCGGAACTGCTCTTCTGTGGTTTGGATGGTACGGCTTTAACGCCGGAAGCGAACTCAATGTAGATGGGATTACTTCACTTGCGTTCTTGAACAGTGACATTGCAGCCTCTTTTGCAGCAATAACCTGGATGACAATGGAATGGTATAAGGAAGGAAAACCAAAGTTCGTAGGGCTTATGACAGGAGCAGTTGCAGGCCTTGCAACAATTACTCCGGCAGCAGGTCTTGTTTCTTTACCCGTGGCTGCACTAATGGGAATCCTCGGATCAGTTGTCTGCTACTTTGCCGTACATCTTAAAAACAAAATGGAATGGGACGATGCTCTTGATGTATGGGGTGTCCATGGAATTGGGGGCGTTACCGGCACAATTCTACTTGGAGTCTTTGCCTCGACGGCTATAAACCCGGTAGGAGCTGACGGACTGCTTTACGGCGGCACAGCATTTTTTATTAAAGAAGTTGTGGTTGTTGCAGCTACTTCAGTCTATGCATTTGTGTTTACCTACATTATGTTGATGCTAATAAACACAGTAACTCCGGTCAAAGTTACGGACGAAGAACAGCTTATAGGCCTGGATATTTCTATGCACGGAGAATGTGCCTACGACACTATTCACTGA
- a CDS encoding magnesium transporter CorA family protein, giving the protein MLQIFKSTDSGLTTLDQVEDGAWINLVNPNEQEILFISKDLNIPAEHLKAALDEEERSRIEVDEGCTVVLIDIPVPSANLQDGGIFYTIPLGIIITGKNIVTVSLQENYVIKSFIDQRIKSFYTFKKTRFLLQILYRNSKLYLQYLRHIDKASDKIESKLHKSLKNKELIQLLELEKSLVYFSTSLKSNEIVLEKILRSTPVKMYPDDTDLLEDVIVENKQAIEMANIYSNILTGTMDAYASVISNNLNIVMKFLTSVTIVLSVPTMVASFFGMNVDVPFENNPHAFVIIFIMTLFFSLILAITMLRKQLF; this is encoded by the coding sequence ATGCTTCAGATATTTAAATCGACAGATTCCGGACTGACAACTCTTGACCAGGTTGAAGACGGCGCATGGATTAATCTTGTAAATCCAAACGAGCAGGAAATTCTTTTCATTTCAAAAGACCTGAATATTCCTGCTGAACATCTTAAAGCTGCACTTGATGAAGAGGAACGTTCCAGAATTGAGGTTGATGAAGGCTGTACTGTTGTATTAATAGATATACCTGTACCGAGTGCTAACTTGCAGGACGGAGGAATTTTTTATACAATTCCCCTTGGGATTATAATTACTGGCAAAAACATCGTAACGGTCTCTCTTCAGGAGAATTACGTTATTAAAAGTTTTATCGACCAGAGAATAAAATCCTTTTATACGTTCAAAAAAACACGTTTTCTTTTACAGATCCTGTATCGAAACTCAAAGTTATATCTTCAATATCTCAGGCATATCGATAAAGCAAGTGATAAAATCGAATCCAAATTGCATAAATCCCTGAAAAATAAGGAATTAATCCAGCTTCTTGAGCTGGAAAAAAGCCTTGTATATTTCTCTACATCTTTAAAAAGCAATGAAATAGTCCTTGAGAAAATCCTGAGGTCCACTCCTGTTAAGATGTATCCTGACGATACGGACCTTCTCGAAGATGTTATTGTAGAAAATAAGCAGGCGATTGAAATGGCAAATATTTATAGCAATATCCTGACCGGAACAATGGATGCGTATGCCTCGGTTATTTCCAACAATTTAAACATTGTCATGAAATTCCTGACTTCAGTAACAATCGTTCTGTCAGTCCCAACAATGGTTGCAAGCTTTTTTGGAATGAATGTTGACGTCCCTTTCGAGAATAACCCCCATGCGTTTGTGATCATTTTCATAATGACATTGTTTTTCTCGCTGATTCTAGCTATAACAATGCTAAGGAAACAACTGTTCTAA
- a CDS encoding thioredoxin family protein, which produces MKIEILGTGCSKCNKTKEMVEKAVKETGIDAEIVKVEDFDKILGYGVMVTPALVIDGDVKVAGKVPSVDNIKKWIKK; this is translated from the coding sequence ATGAAAATCGAAATACTTGGTACAGGATGTTCAAAATGCAATAAAACAAAAGAAATGGTAGAGAAAGCTGTAAAGGAAACAGGTATAGATGCTGAAATTGTCAAGGTAGAGGATTTCGATAAAATTCTGGGATACGGAGTCATGGTCACTCCTGCTCTTGTAATTGACGGAGATGTTAAAGTCGCGGGTAAAGTTCCAAGCGTCGATAATATCAAAAAATGGATCAAAAAATAA
- a CDS encoding putative zinc-binding protein: MPEETKCACGSANVAIFPCVGAANVGQLSNRIAIELEKQGIGNLMCTVGIGARAPGLMKSAEASDRIIAIDGCPVNCASKTLELAGFKVDRQIVISKLGIKKSKEKDLKDQEVADTLGKVMEILQSE; the protein is encoded by the coding sequence ATGCCAGAAGAAACAAAATGTGCATGCGGCTCGGCAAATGTGGCAATTTTCCCATGTGTAGGAGCAGCAAATGTTGGCCAGCTCTCAAACAGAATCGCAATAGAGCTCGAAAAGCAGGGCATAGGAAATCTTATGTGCACTGTCGGGATCGGTGCAAGAGCTCCGGGACTTATGAAGTCTGCCGAAGCTTCTGATCGTATTATCGCAATTGACGGTTGTCCTGTAAACTGTGCCAGCAAGACCCTTGAACTTGCAGGGTTTAAAGTTGATAGACAGATTGTAATCTCCAAACTTGGGATCAAGAAAAGCAAGGAAAAAGATCTCAAAGACCAGGAAGTAGCAGATACTCTTGGAAAAGTCATGGAAATCCTTCAATCCGAGTGA